In Vigna unguiculata cultivar IT97K-499-35 chromosome 3, ASM411807v1, whole genome shotgun sequence, a single genomic region encodes these proteins:
- the LOC114176056 gene encoding GDSL esterase/lipase At1g29670-like yields the protein MACETKLWLVGVFLLIATYMQRHCVVAGDPQVPGFFIFGDSLSDCGNNNDLKTDAKANHPPYGVDFPNGPTGRFTNGRTTVDVLAELLGFDAYMPPFANTSGSDILKGVNYASAASGILNETGTHWGEHIPLNKQVENHKAIVSQINKKLTSSEKAKEHLNKCLYYVNIGSNDYINNYFLKEHYDSSKKFSPDQYAKVLVKEYSKNLKELHSVGARKFALIGIVPLGCVPAEISARAKPGFPCVKEENDAVIPFNDKLKSLVDRFNKEFPDSKFILINTAEALSTGPTKDVVQVIGTDVCCKVGSNGLCVPNKKACKSRNEKPFFDSYHSIELVYKADAETAYHAPTTKVAYPMDISHLVKL from the exons ATGGCCTGTGAAACCAAGTTATGGTTAGTGGGTGTTTTTCTCTTGATCGCAACGTACATGCAACGACATTGCGTTGTTGCAGGTGATCCCCAAGTACCTGGTTTTTTCATCTTTGGAGACTCTCTGTCAGATTGTGGAAACAACAACGATCTAAAAACTGACGCTAAAGCTAATCACCCACCTTATGGGGTTGATTTCCCAAATGGCCCCACTGGAAGATTTACCAACGGTCGTACTACCGTTGACGTACTCG CGGAGCTTTTGGGATTCGACGCATATATGCCCCCCTTTGCAAATACGAGTGGTTCAGACATACTGAAAGGCGTAAATTATGCATCAGCTGCATCAGGGATTCTCAACGAGACAGGAACACATTGG GGTGAGCATATTCCGTTAAACAAGCAGGTGGAAAACCACAAAGCCATAGTTTCCCAGATCAACAAGAAACTTACGAGTTCTGAGAAAGCGAAAGAACATCTAAACAAGTGcttatattatgttaatatagGCAGCAATGATTACATAAACAACTACTTCCTGAAAGAGCATTACGATTCAAGTAAAAAATTTTCTCCTGACCAGTATGCCAAGGTCCTTGTCAAGGAATACTCAAAGAATTTAAAG GAATTGCATTCAGTTGGAGCAAGGAAGTTTGCTTTGATTGGAATAGTCCCCTTAGGATGTGTTCCAGCAGAAATTTCTGCACGTGCAAAACCTGGATTTCCATGTGTTAAAGAGGAAAATGATGCAGTGATACCTTTCAATGACAAACTTAAATCATTAGTTGATCGTTTCAATAAAGAATTCCCTGATTCTAAATTTATCCTTATTAACACTGCTGAGGCGTTGTCAACCGGACCGACTAAAGACGTCGTACAAG TGATCGGTACTGACGTATGCTGCAAAGTTGGGTCGAATGGGCTGTGTGTCCCGAATAAGAAGGCATGCAAGAGCAGAAATGAAAAGCCATTTTTTGATTCATATCATTCTATTGAGCTTGTCTATAAAGCCGATGCAGAAACTGCTTATCACGCTCCAACTACCAAAGTTGCATACCCAATGGACATTAGTCACCTTGTCAAGTTATAA